One stretch of Miscanthus floridulus cultivar M001 chromosome 18, ASM1932011v1, whole genome shotgun sequence DNA includes these proteins:
- the LOC136519926 gene encoding uncharacterized protein produces MADRAEAAAALGDRERLRNIFLDAARVLMLFGAVAAVGTPSADPMEAFLGLLLWMLGVCLLSLVPAAGRFPRAALAAAAMVITILKHLFTLRN; encoded by the coding sequence ATGGCCGACCGAGCAGAGGCCGCCGCCGCTTTAGGAGACCGCGAGCGTCTCCGGAACATCTTCCTCGACGCTGCGCGCGTGCTGATGCTATtcggcgccgtcgccgccgtgggAACTCCCTCCGCCGACCCCATGGAGGCGttcctcggccttctcctttggATGCTCGGGGTGTGCCTCCTGTCCCTGGTGCCAGCGGCAGGACGTTTCCCGCGCGCCGcactggccgccgccgccatggtcaTCACCATCCTGAAGCACTTGTTCACTCTACGGAACTAG